The Thiomonas sp. FB-Cd genome includes a window with the following:
- a CDS encoding ABC transporter substrate-binding protein, protein MSFARRVALRTLASLAAFTSVALSGVQVAQADEPMNIGTVVWIGYGPFYVADAKGLFKKHGLDAKLQNFNDPALIPSAIASNAVDGGMLTYDQVIGSDSKGLHLQVVMPIDYSNGADAIVARTDITKITQFKGQKIGYNPLSPSDFLLSYALLKNGMAEKDVQSVSMTPEQVPAAMASGGIPIGVTYEPSLSQIVAMEGGKKFHVVFSSKDAPGLITDVLVFNKGYIATHPKEVKATIQAYLDGLAYMKSHPDDADAIIGKAMGISAKDVKDQMSGVFNIPLAGMVKTFTKSTATTSLYGSGPVIGKVLIGKKQITDVPPIAETFDGKFVMQLAK, encoded by the coding sequence ATGTCGTTCGCCCGCAGAGTCGCCTTGCGCACCCTCGCAAGCCTTGCCGCTTTCACTTCCGTTGCTCTATCGGGCGTGCAAGTTGCTCAAGCCGATGAGCCCATGAACATCGGAACCGTCGTTTGGATTGGCTACGGCCCCTTCTACGTTGCCGATGCGAAAGGCCTTTTCAAGAAGCACGGCCTCGATGCCAAGCTGCAGAACTTCAACGATCCTGCGCTGATTCCTTCGGCCATTGCCAGCAATGCCGTCGACGGTGGCATGCTCACCTACGATCAGGTCATCGGATCGGACTCTAAGGGGCTGCATCTCCAGGTGGTCATGCCGATTGACTATTCCAACGGTGCCGACGCCATCGTCGCGAGAACCGACATCACCAAAATCACCCAGTTCAAGGGCCAGAAGATTGGCTACAACCCGCTGTCACCCTCGGACTTCCTGCTGTCCTATGCGCTGCTGAAGAACGGCATGGCAGAGAAAGATGTGCAGTCCGTCAGCATGACCCCCGAACAGGTACCCGCCGCCATGGCCTCGGGCGGCATTCCCATCGGCGTGACCTATGAGCCTAGCCTGTCGCAAATCGTGGCGATGGAAGGCGGCAAGAAATTCCACGTCGTGTTCTCGTCCAAGGATGCCCCGGGGCTTATTACCGACGTGCTCGTCTTCAACAAGGGCTACATCGCCACCCATCCGAAGGAAGTCAAGGCCACCATCCAAGCCTATCTGGACGGTCTGGCCTATATGAAGTCCCATCCTGACGATGCCGACGCAATCATCGGCAAGGCCATGGGGATATCCGCCAAGGATGTGAAGGATCAGATGTCCGGCGTGTTCAACATCCCGTTGGCCGGTATGGTCAAGACCTTCACCAAGTCCACGGCAACCACCTCGCTCTACGGCAGCGGCCCGGTGATCGGCAAGGTGTTGATCGGCAAGAAGCAGATCACCGACGTTCCCCCGATCGCCGAGACTTTCGACGGGAAATTCGTGATGCAACTCGCCAAATAA